A genome region from Nitrospira sp. includes the following:
- a CDS encoding SprT-like domain-containing protein yields MSPSHEPLLAVWSDLNRRYFQGALPPIPIEWSRRLTSSAGMFTCRLGPRQPLVRTAEDPTRQRRIRLSAVLLAANNPEPSHETVMTLAHEMIHQWQYDILKRRPNHGADFRRMMARMNQDGLRITIYHSLGKEVAALAKYAWRCQHCGYIYQRQRRSIQPRRHFCGSCRGPLRELPAVAPITIAEPVHATAASLQLGLCFTPG; encoded by the coding sequence ATGTCACCCTCTCACGAACCGCTGCTCGCCGTCTGGTCCGATCTCAACCGCCGCTACTTTCAAGGCGCCTTACCTCCAATTCCCATCGAGTGGAGCCGTCGACTGACCTCCTCAGCCGGAATGTTTACTTGCCGGCTTGGACCACGGCAACCGCTCGTGCGCACCGCCGAGGACCCAACCAGGCAGCGGCGCATCAGACTGTCGGCAGTGTTGCTCGCCGCCAACAACCCGGAGCCCAGCCACGAGACCGTCATGACCCTGGCGCACGAAATGATTCACCAATGGCAATACGATATCCTGAAACGCCGCCCGAATCATGGCGCCGATTTTCGTCGCATGATGGCCCGGATGAATCAAGACGGGCTGAGGATCACGATCTACCACTCGCTGGGCAAAGAAGTCGCCGCGCTGGCAAAGTATGCCTGGCGCTGCCAGCACTGCGGGTACATTTACCAACGACAGCGCCGGAGCATTCAACCACGACGCCATTTCTGCGGCTCCTGTCGAGGGCCACTCCGCGAGCTTCCAGCCGTGGCACCCATCACGATCGCGGAACCGGTCCACGCGACCGCCGCAAGCCTTCAACTCGGCTTGTGCTTCACCCCTGGCTAG
- a CDS encoding D-sedoheptulose 7-phosphate isomerase yields MKEFVIKAFDDSAEIKRRFVRDHADKIVQVAQLMGRAFQAGHKVLLFGNGGSATDAAHIAAEFVGRYKRERAPLPAIALATDIAAITCISNDYGFEELFARQVRAHGQRGDVALAISTSGNSPNVLKGVEAAKSLGLTTIAWTGGSGGKLAGMVDHAFVVPSALTARIQESHITLGHVLCELIEDHVLANPA; encoded by the coding sequence ATGAAAGAATTTGTCATCAAGGCCTTCGACGACAGCGCCGAGATCAAGCGGCGCTTCGTACGAGACCATGCCGATAAGATCGTGCAGGTCGCGCAACTCATGGGCCGCGCATTTCAGGCTGGGCATAAAGTCCTGCTCTTCGGTAACGGCGGCAGCGCCACCGATGCCGCACACATCGCCGCCGAGTTTGTCGGCCGGTATAAGCGCGAACGCGCTCCGTTGCCGGCCATTGCCCTCGCCACCGACATCGCGGCCATCACCTGTATCTCCAACGACTACGGCTTCGAGGAGCTCTTCGCTCGTCAGGTTCGTGCACACGGACAGCGGGGGGACGTGGCCCTCGCCATCAGCACCAGCGGCAACTCCCCCAATGTGCTGAAAGGCGTTGAGGCGGCCAAGTCCCTGGGCCTCACCACAATCGCGTGGACCGGCGGATCGGGCGGCAAACTAGCCGGCATGGTGGACCACGCCTTCGTCGTGCCCTCCGCGCTGACCGCCCGCATTCAGGAAAGTCACATCACGCTGGGCCATGTACTCTGCGAACTCATTGAGGATCACGTTCTTGCCAACCCGGCGTAA
- a CDS encoding GNAT family N-acetyltransferase → MLTLVQPDSAELWDISRRLVEEYAASLGIDLGFQGFDQELDHLASEYGPPDGAFLLAGQGGAFAGCGGLRRFSQSACEMKRLYVLPAHQHRGIGRMIADALINQARNLGYKHILLDTLPSMTDAQALYRSLGFEPITEYRFNPVPGTIFLKLEL, encoded by the coding sequence ATGCTCACTCTGGTGCAGCCGGATTCAGCTGAACTCTGGGACATATCCCGTCGTCTCGTGGAGGAATATGCCGCGTCTCTAGGTATCGACCTAGGCTTCCAAGGCTTCGACCAGGAGCTTGATCACCTAGCAAGTGAATATGGTCCGCCTGACGGCGCTTTTCTCCTGGCAGGGCAGGGAGGCGCATTTGCGGGATGTGGGGGGCTTCGACGCTTTTCGCAATCTGCCTGTGAAATGAAACGGCTCTATGTCTTGCCCGCACACCAACATCGAGGAATTGGGCGCATGATCGCCGACGCCTTGATCAATCAGGCGAGAAACCTTGGATATAAACACATATTACTCGATACGCTCCCCTCAATGACGGACGCGCAGGCGCTGTATAGGTCACTTGGATTCGAACCGATAACCGAATACCGTTTCAATCCAGTGCCCGGTACCATTTTTCTAAAACTAGAGCTTTGA
- the dinB gene encoding DNA polymerase IV: MSERWPRQILFGDIDAMFASAAVLADPSLKGKPVAVGGPPPRGIIAAASYEVRRFGVRSAMPTIQAMRLCPQLILVPPDRPLYQHLHRRLQDITSRFFPETEWTSIDEFYTDTTRLQTRHPDPRELGQALKTDITCTTGLTCTIALASGKTVAKIAADAHKPDGLAVIEPGTEAAFLAPLPIRSLPGMGPKSTEAIERLGLHTIGDLLQPRFEQSLIRLLGTRLAAFQSLARGHDSDPVVADREAKSVSHETTFDEDTNDPALLEPIIHGFLETLAHDLRLEGLAAGSFTVKLKDSHFRITTRQRTFSSPANYDPDMWPDIRLALADLLQPPSRYRLLGLGLSDLVPAPEPLFDRRQRDAVAILDRLIEQHGAGVVRLGGLPHDGDNSRKDRGRKKP, translated from the coding sequence ATGTCCGAACGTTGGCCCCGACAGATTCTTTTCGGCGACATCGACGCCATGTTTGCCTCGGCAGCCGTGCTGGCTGACCCATCGTTGAAAGGAAAGCCGGTGGCCGTCGGCGGGCCTCCGCCGCGCGGCATTATCGCCGCAGCGAGTTATGAAGTTCGCCGATTCGGAGTACGATCGGCCATGCCGACGATTCAGGCCATGCGGCTTTGCCCTCAACTCATCCTGGTGCCGCCAGACCGTCCGTTGTATCAACACCTCCACCGCCGGCTTCAGGACATCACCAGCCGGTTTTTCCCGGAAACCGAGTGGACGAGCATCGACGAGTTTTATACCGATACGACCAGATTACAAACCCGTCATCCCGATCCGCGCGAATTGGGGCAGGCGCTCAAAACCGACATTACCTGCACCACCGGCCTGACCTGTACCATTGCGCTGGCGTCCGGGAAGACCGTCGCTAAGATCGCTGCCGATGCACATAAACCCGATGGCCTCGCCGTGATTGAACCGGGCACAGAGGCCGCGTTTCTCGCCCCGCTCCCCATTCGCTCATTGCCGGGCATGGGCCCGAAATCCACCGAAGCCATCGAACGTCTGGGCCTTCACACCATCGGCGATCTGCTCCAACCCCGCTTCGAACAATCCCTCATCCGCCTGCTCGGTACGCGCCTAGCGGCGTTTCAATCACTGGCGCGCGGCCACGACTCCGATCCTGTGGTGGCCGATCGCGAAGCTAAAAGCGTGAGTCACGAAACCACCTTCGACGAAGACACCAATGATCCGGCCCTGCTGGAACCGATCATCCATGGATTTCTTGAAACCTTGGCCCACGATCTCCGGCTGGAGGGACTGGCCGCCGGGTCGTTCACGGTGAAACTGAAGGATTCGCACTTTCGCATCACCACACGACAACGCACATTCTCGTCGCCGGCGAACTACGATCCGGACATGTGGCCGGACATCCGCCTCGCCCTCGCCGACCTACTGCAGCCGCCGTCTCGCTATCGGCTGCTGGGCCTGGGCCTGTCGGATCTGGTTCCCGCTCCTGAACCCCTGTTCGACCGACGACAGCGTGACGCGGTTGCGATTCTTGACCGGTTGATCGAGCAACATGGCGCGGGAGTCGTTCGACTGGGAGGGCTTCCACACGACGGGGATAACTCGCGAAAGGACAGAGGACGCAAGAAACCATGA